The proteins below come from a single Aegilops tauschii subsp. strangulata cultivar AL8/78 chromosome 6, Aet v6.0, whole genome shotgun sequence genomic window:
- the LOC109768977 gene encoding cinnamoyl-CoA reductase 1-like, whose amino-acid sequence MPSIDKVTDNGEMKQRQPEQELVCVTGAGGFIGSWVVKELLLRGYRVRGTARDPADRKNAHLLALEGAEERLTLCRADVLDYDGLRAAFHGCHGVFHVASPVSNDPDLVPVAVEGTRNVIRAAGDAGVRRVVFTSSYGAVHMDPNRSPDAVLNETCWSDYEYCKNTGNLYCCAKMMAEITATEEASKRGLELAVVVPSMTMGPMLQQSLNFSSSHVARYLTGVKPTYPNAVAAYTDVRDVARAHVLVYEHPDARGRYLCIGAVLHRAHFLQLLGDLFPQYNITAKCEDDGKPMAKPYKFSNQRLRDLGLEFTPLKESLYETVTCLQKKGHLPLPVVPIAQKRAYL is encoded by the exons ATGCCGTCCATTGACAAGGTCACCGACAACGGCGAGATGAAGCAGCGGCAGCCGGAGCAGGAGCTGGTCTGCGTCACGGGGGCCGGAGGCTTCATCGGCTCATGGGTGGTGAAGGAGCTCCTCCTCCGCGGCTACCGCGTCAGGGGAACCGCCAGGGACCCCG CTGACCGCAAGAACGCGCACTTGCTGGCCCTGGAGGGCGCCGAGGAGAGGCTCACCCTGTGCCGCGCCGACGTCCTCGACTACGACGGCCTCCGCGCCGCCTTCCATGGCTGCCACGGCGTCTTCCACGTCGCGTCCCCTGTCTCCAATGACCCC GACCTTGTACCGGTCGCCGTCGAGGGAACTAGGAACGTGATCAGAGCGGCGGGGGACGCCGGCGTGCGGCGTGTGGTGTTCACGTCGTCCTACGGCGCCGTGCACATGGACCCCAACCGCAGCCCCGACGCCGTGCTCAACGAGACTTGCTGGAGCGACTACGAGTACTGCAAAAACACAGGC AACCTGTATTGCTGCGCCAAGATGATGGCTGAGATCACGGCGACGGAGGAGGCCTCCAAGAGGGGTCTGGAGCTGGCGGTGGTGGTGCCGTCCATGACCATGGGCCCCATGCTACAGCAGTCGCTCAACTTCAGCAGCAGCCACGTGGCCCGCTACCTCACCGGCGTCAAGCCCACCTACCCCAATGCGGTCGCCGCCTACACCGACGTCCGTGATGTCGCCCGCGCGCACGTCCTCGTCTACGAGCACCCTGATGCCCGCGGCCGGTACCTCTGCATCGGGGCCGTGCTGCACCGCGCGCACTTCCTTCAGCTCCTCGGCGACCTCTTTCCTCAGTACAACATAACCGCCAA GTGCGAAGACGATGGCAAGCCCATGGCGAAGCCGTACAAGTTCTCAAACCAAAGGCTCAGGGACCTGGGATTGGAGTTCACTCCGTTGAAAGAAAGCTTGTACGAGACAGTGACGTGCTTGCAGAAAAAGGGCCACCTGCCTCTCCCCGTTGTTCCCATAGCACAGAAGCGCGCGTACTTGTAA